One Setaria viridis chromosome 7, Setaria_viridis_v4.0, whole genome shotgun sequence genomic region harbors:
- the LOC117862838 gene encoding uncharacterized protein isoform X2: MANRKAPIAAAILCLCFVRAQCDASPEQEQEIQMLKSKVASLEDEIRRRKEETSQLESIVRERTAQMAALVGELELLQKLNVADDESVMKANTNVDMLEKQIERLGSDLEDQVRKGESLEARATEAEKNWHEFSRKLEHAENINVEQRKKIKDLDDRLQNAQDKLSELEKEAKLKAEGSCHVASTLACSTCCALSGSSICQMAGPWETCAWSSDAKGC, encoded by the exons ATGGCAAATCGCAAGGCTCCAATCGCTGCCGCAATCCTCTGCCTCTGCTTTGTCCGAGCTCAGTGCGACGCGTCGCCAGAGCAGGAACAGGAAATTCAGATGCTCAAGTCCAAGGTCGCTTCCTTAG AGGATGAGATCAGGAGGAGGAAAGAGGAGACCTCGCAGCTTGAGAGTATCGTCAGGGAGAGGACGGCACAGATGGCAGCACTGGTAGGCGAACTAGAACTTCTGCAG AAGTTAAATGTGGCTGATGATGAGTCTGTGATGAAGGCAAACACGAATGTTGATATGCTTGAAAAGCAG ATTGAGAGGTTGGGTAGTGATTTGGAAGATCAGGTTAGAAAAGGAGAATCATTAGAAGCCCGGGCTACTGAAGCAGAAAAAAACTGGCATGAATTCAGCCGCAAGTTGGAGCAT GCAGAGAATATTAATGTTGAGCAGAGGAAGAAAATTAAGGACCTCGATGACAGACTTCAGAATGCACAG GATAAACTCTCTGAACTAGAAAAGGAAGCAAAACTGAAGGCTGAAG GTTCATGCCATGTGGCTTCCACATTGGCTTGCAGTACGTGTTGTGCGCTGTCAG GAAGTAGCATCTGCCAAATGGCAGGTCCATGGGAAACCTGTGCTTGGTCCTCTGATGCAAAAG GTTGCTGA
- the LOC117862838 gene encoding uncharacterized protein isoform X1, translating to MANRKAPIAAAILCLCFVRAQCDASPEQEQEIQMLKSKVASLEDEIRRRKEETSQLESIVRERTAQMAALVGELELLQKLNVADDESVMKANTNVDMLEKQIERLGSDLEDQVRKGESLEARATEAEKNWHEFSRKLEHAENINVEQRKKIKDLDDRLQNAQDKLSELEKEAKLKAEGSCHVASTLACSTCCALSGSSICQMAGPWETCAWSSDAKGYFVCVFSN from the exons ATGGCAAATCGCAAGGCTCCAATCGCTGCCGCAATCCTCTGCCTCTGCTTTGTCCGAGCTCAGTGCGACGCGTCGCCAGAGCAGGAACAGGAAATTCAGATGCTCAAGTCCAAGGTCGCTTCCTTAG AGGATGAGATCAGGAGGAGGAAAGAGGAGACCTCGCAGCTTGAGAGTATCGTCAGGGAGAGGACGGCACAGATGGCAGCACTGGTAGGCGAACTAGAACTTCTGCAG AAGTTAAATGTGGCTGATGATGAGTCTGTGATGAAGGCAAACACGAATGTTGATATGCTTGAAAAGCAG ATTGAGAGGTTGGGTAGTGATTTGGAAGATCAGGTTAGAAAAGGAGAATCATTAGAAGCCCGGGCTACTGAAGCAGAAAAAAACTGGCATGAATTCAGCCGCAAGTTGGAGCAT GCAGAGAATATTAATGTTGAGCAGAGGAAGAAAATTAAGGACCTCGATGACAGACTTCAGAATGCACAG GATAAACTCTCTGAACTAGAAAAGGAAGCAAAACTGAAGGCTGAAG GTTCATGCCATGTGGCTTCCACATTGGCTTGCAGTACGTGTTGTGCGCTGTCAG GAAGTAGCATCTGCCAAATGGCAGGTCCATGGGAAACCTGTGCTTGGTCCTCTGATGCAAAAGGTTATTTTGTTTGCGTGTTTAGTAACTGA